The Terriglobia bacterium sequence CAGTGAAGACGTTGTCGTCCTCCCGGAAAAACAGGGCAGATTTCGTCCGCCTCGTCGCACAAGGTAATGACATAGTCAAACGGCTGATCCAGAAATTGGTCTATGGATTTAGACTGCTGCGCGGAGATATCAATGCCTAATTCTGCCATAACGCGGACAGCGGCAGAATGAACACCCATGGGAAGAGTTCCCGCACTGAGGACTTCGACCTCGTCTCCGCCCACATGCCGCAGGATGCCTTCAGCGATCTGACTTCGCGCGGAATTGCTGGTACACAGGAATAGAATTCTCATCAGGCTCGTGCCAGCTCAAAAATCACAGGGTCAACGCACATTCGGCTTGGCGGTCGACCGTGACAGCCCACAAGGATTATCTTTTCAACGTAATAGAGCACTAAATCGCCCTTTTGCCTCCGGCTGAAATCTCTCATGATGCCCTGTAAGTGATCCTGGCCTTCTGTTGACCCCCGACAGGTTTATTCCGGGATCTAACCTGCGGTTTAAGAGCACCACCCCCGACTTTCCAGGACAGTTTTAACCGAAGCTATAAATACTTGTCATCAAAGTTTAACATCTCGCGGCGACAATCCAAACTGATAAAGATCCCGGCGTTGCCACATGACCACGATGAGGTCCCCACATGGTGATCATTCTTCTTCTCCTAGGCATGATCGTTCTGGCGTTCCTACTGTATTGGATGCTCATGGGGACGGTGCTCAACCCAGGATGGGTCTTCTTCCTCAATCTCATGAACAATTTTCTCGAGGATTAGTGGCGGGATCGGAGAACGTAAACTCAATCAGCGAGATTCCCTGGCGTGCATGGGTCCAAGATGAAATCGACCGTCACCTTGCCGCGAAGGTTGAACTTGAAACGAAGGGCTGTTCACATGGATATCAGAGGCCAAATCGTCGATACCGCACGAAGAATTGCCATCATTCTTAATAACCAGGGGGCTCAGACACTCCCGCAGCTGAGGAAACAGCTGAGTGAGTCCAATGATGTGGTGCACCTGGCTCTCGGATGGCTCGCCCGGGACGACAAGATTGAGATTCGACGTGATCTCACAGGATGCTTCATACGATCGAAGTCCCGGGACTACAACTCCCCTCTCTCTTCATCCGCCCGGATCAAGACCATCTGAGCGAATAACTGGACCGATCAATTCCGCTTCCGCCGATGGGCCATTTTTCTTCAATCTCGGTACCAGGGCCCGCGTGCCGGAGTTGGTTGAGGCTGGAACGCCGGTCTCTGACAACCCCCCCATCGCCGCTCGGTTCAAGGCAAGAATCAAATTGACTCCAATTATCACCGTAGGAATAAGATGCGGATATAGTTTAAATATGGTTGTAAGACGCCAGTGAGCGTAGGCAGGGTGGCAGCGGGCGCATTTTTGTGCCCCCGGCATGGTAGTCCCAATTGGAGGGGCCCATTCAAGGCCCTCCACGAAAGGCAATCCAGGTCGCGTATGATCGAAATTCTTTCTCGCACTCACGATGTCACAGGAGACTATTGGCTCTTCCTGGAGCCGGAGACTCCTCCCCAGAAAATCATTCCAACAATCTCACACCAACATCTCAGGCCGCCTCCTTCGGTTAAGGCTCGCCTCATTTCTCGGTCACCGTCCTGAGAAATGGCGATCCGTGTGGTCCGATGGAATAAGTCCGCAAGGGGCTGAGACGGCATTTAAGCCATTGCAAAAAAGAGAGCGCGCTCTATTCGCTCCAAGTGTTGATGACCAGGACACTTCTGGAATTCTCAGCGGGGGTAGGTGTTTGCCAGAGTCCAGACAGAAGTCGACGACGGGCACGGGAGCCGTGGACCGTCTTTTAGGGAGTCCTCTTGAATTCAAATCCTGAGCAGGTGAATAGATGAAAACACAATTCAAGGATGTGCTGCGACGGGGATTCACACCCAAGTGGCGGATGTTTTCTCTCGGAGCGGCGTTGGTCACAGGGGTGATGTTCAACGGCTGTACCGGATCCAATAGAGCGGCGACGGACGTTGATTCTTCGACCACCGCGCCGACCGTGGGCGTCTCCAAAGTGGATCGAGAGGACCTCTCGCGCAACCTCGTGCTGGCCGCTGAGTTTCACCCGTTTCAGGAAATTGAAGTCCACGCCAAAGTGGCGGGCTTCGTGAAAGCCATGTACGTGGATGTCGGCGACCACGTCAAGGAGGGCCAACTCCTGGCTCTGATCGAGATCCCGGAACTCCAGGACGAGGTCATCCAGGCCGAAGCGGGTGTGAGGCGAAGCGCTGAAGAGATTCATCGAGCGCAGGAGGAACTGACCCGATCCCAATCCGCCCACGAGGTATCGCACCTCGCCTACCAACGACTGGCGGAAGTAACCAAGACTCAACCCCATCTGGTGGCACAGCAGGATATCGACGACTCGCTGGGTCGCGATCGAGTGGCCGAGGCGCAAGTGGCCGCCGCCCGGGCCGCGCTGGCGGCGGCTCAACAACAGCTCGAAATGTCGAAAGCAAACCAGAAGAGGCTTCAAACCCTCCTCGGGTATGCTCGAATCACGGCCCCTTTCACCGGAGTGGTGACTCAGCGTTACGCCGACACGGGAGCCTTGATTCAAGCCGGCACCTCCTCTCACACGCAGGCCATGCCGCTGATCAGGCTTTCGCAGAATGATTCGCTGCGGCTCATCATTCCCGTTCCGGAGTCCGTCGTCCCCCGCATCCACATCGGCAGCCCGGTGCAAGTGCAGGTGGCCGTGGTGGGAAAGACATTCCAGGGGACCGTTGCGCGTTTTACCGACAAACTGGATCTTGCCACGCGCACCATGGAAACCGAAGTCGACGTCTCAAATCCCAAGCTCGAACTCGTCCCGGGCATGTATGCCAATGCCTCCATCGTACTCGATCAGAAGCATGGCGTTCTCGCCGTCCCGGTCCAGGCGTTAAACCGGCATGGAGAGCAAGCCACTGTGTTCCGCGTAAACCCGCAGAATCAGATCGAAGAAGTCTCCGTGGCCCTTGGTCTGGAGAGCCCCAACAAAGCGGAGGTTCTGGGAGGTCTGAAGGAAGGGGACCTCGTGGTCGTGAGCGGTCGGAGCCAGCTCCGTCCCGGTGAAAACGTCAGACCCAAAGTCATTGAACTCCCGGTGGGCGAGGGGAAATCCTGATGTCCCGTTGGGCAATTCACAATCCTTATTTCATTATTGTCTCGTGTCTCATCGTCCTCGTGGTTGGCGTGACCAGTGTGGGCCGCATGCCGGTAGACCTGTTTCCAAGGATTAACATCCCCCAAGTGGTGGTCGCGACCTTTTATAACGGGATGCCGCCGGAGGACGTGGAGACCGAGATCACCGGCCGATTTGAGCGCTTCTTCACTCTCGGCAGCGGCATCGAACACATCGAGTCCCGCTCGCTGCCCGGCGTCAGTATCATCCAGATTTACTTTCAGCCTGGAACCAATGCGGATTCGGATGTCACCATGATTTCGAATCTGGCCATGGCGAATTTGCGGCGCCTTCCTCCAGGCACCCTGCCTCCCGTGGTTTTGAAGTTCGGCGGATCCAGCCTTCCCGTCTGCCTGGTGACCCTGAAGGGGGAAGGTCTCAGTGAGACGGCGCTGCGCGACCTGGGACAATTTGCAGTCCGAAATCAGCTGGCGACGGTCCGTGGCGCATCGGTTCCCCCGCCCTTTGGTGGGAAATACCGTCAGATCATGGTCTATGCCGACCCGTTGAGACTGGGGCCTTATCACCTCAGCCTGATGGATGTCGTCCGGGCTGTCAACGAATCCAATCTCATTCTCCCCGCCGGCGATGCCAAAATCGGACCTTATGATTACAACATTTACACCAATAGCCAGATTCACAATGTGGCGGAGATCAATGATATCCCGGTAAAGACCCGGGGACAGCGTTCCGTGACGGTAGGCGATCTTGGAGGGGCGGCCGACGCACACCAGATACAGACCAACATCGTCCGGGTGGACGGACAACGCTCGGTCTATCTCCCCATCTTGAAACAGGGCGGGGGCACCAACACCATCGCGGTGGTGGATGGAATCAAGTCCGTCATTTCCCGTCTCAGCGATATTCCGAGGCAACTCATGGCCCGGGTGGTCTTTGACCAGTCGTCGTTTGTCAAGGCCGCCATTCATGCGGTGGTGTTTGCGGCGGCCATTGGTCTCTTCCTGACCTGTGTTCTGATTCTCGTTTTCCTGGCCAGCCTGCGTGCCACGGTCGCGGTGTTTCTCTCGGTACCCCTTTCCATCCTGGCGACCTCCATCCCTCTCTATTTCGGCGGGAGTTCCGTGAACACGATGATTCTCGGCGGGATGGCGCTGGCCTTCTCCCGCCTGATCTACAATGCGGTCGTCGTGCTCGAAAACATCTTCCGCCATCTCGAAAAGGGCGAGTCGTCGAAAGAGGCGGCTGAGAAGGGCGGCAAGGAGGTGGCGCTGCCGGTGCTGGCGGCCACGCTTGCCACTGCCGTTGTATTTTTTCCGGTGACCTTCCTCTATGGGGTCAGCCGGTTTCTCTTTTCGGCCCTGGCATTGGCGGTGGTCCTGGCTTTGATCGCTTCGTACGTGGTTGCTATGACCATCGTTCCCTTGTTCTGCGCCAAATTGATCGGCCCCCTTCCCCGGAGAACCGATGAGACGGGCGGCGCCGGTGAAGCTCCACCGCTGCTCGCGAAAACACCGCCACGGAAATCGTTCAGCCACCGGTTCAATCAGATTTTCAACCGCTCGCTCGACAGGTATGAAAAGCTCCTCCGGAAGGCGTTGAATAAACCTGTGCCGGTCGTTGCAGCCGTGATGGGAATCTTCATTTTGAGCTTGGGGCTCTATCCATGGCTGGGTGTGGCCTTCTTTCCGAGAACCGATGCCGGCCAGTTTGTCATTAACTTAAAGGCTCCCTCGGGAACGCGCATTGAGGGGACCGATCAACTCGTGAAGCGGGTGGAATCCCTGGTCCGTGACGTCGTGTCACCCCGCGACCATTCAGGTGAGCCTGACTGCCGAACACGGCATTGGAAGCTACGATTACATGGACCGGCTGAGGCATCGCTTGGCGCTTGAACTTCCCGACGTGAGCGCCTTTCTCCAGTCGGGGGGATTACAGGATGCCGTGCTCAACCGGGGGCTCCCCGCCCCCATCGATATACAGAACGCGGTATTGAATTATGAGCTGGGCTCATTGCCCTAACCTTGGGGCGGCCAACTTTCCACCGGGCCCAGATCACTTGAGTTGGTTTCTCTGCGCTGCCCTCCTTTGGCCTGAATCAAACCTCCCTTTTCGAAGTGGATGCGCGCTCTGGTGTCAACGAATCCGTCTTTTCGAGTCCATGTCCCTTCCCCGCTGAGAGCGTGCCACCCCCATTTTCTCTTTTGACGCCTTGATTCTCCCGGCCCGCTTGTGACACCCTGCGACTCCTCCCCCCCATCTTCGAGGCGATTCGCTCCCAAGCGCTCCCTTCAGAGTTTTTAACACAATCATCATGTTGGTTTAATGTTCCCTTAATGTGAATCTTCGATGATGTCATCCTCTTAAAAGATTAGGAACATCTCGAGGAATGAAGGCGTGGATTCAACGGATGAACCCCGAGGAAACCGCTCATCACTGAATACTCTTTCTTGACTCGAAGGCCATGGTTCGTTGGAGCCGGGCAGCCCAAGAATGCTCATGCCAGCCTGGGTTATTTCGATCCGCGTTATGTGCCTCCTTGATGAAGCTTAACCGGCGTTTAACGCGGATGTAACCTGATTGTAACAAATGAAACGGTAGACTCAATTCAGCGCAAAGGGAGAAACCATGAAAAACATTGTGTTAGCACTTGGTCTGATCCTCATGCTTATGGGATTGTTGGTTGTAGGGGCGGCACCTGTCCGCGCCCAGGCTCAACTGAACGGCGCCGGGGCCACCTTTCCCTATCCCATTTACTCCAAGTGGTTCGATGAGTACCACAAGCTGCATCCCGATATCCAGATCAACTATCAGTCCATCGGGAGTGGCGGCGGAATTCAACAACTGCTGAAGAGCACGGTGGACTTTGGCGCCAGCGATGGACCGATGACCGATGAACAGTTGGGTCAGGCCAAGATTCCGATCCTGCACTTTCCGACCGTTCTCGGCGCGGACGTGCCCACGTACAATATCCCCGGCGTCACCGCGGAACTGAACTTCACCCCTGATGCGTTGGCGGGTATTTTCCTGGGCCGCATCACCAAGTGGAATGACCCCGCCATTACACGCGACAACCCCAACGTGAAACTCCCGAATCAGGACATCATCGTGGTCCACCGGTCGGATGGCAGTGGAACCACTTACATCTGGACGGACTTTCTCTCCAAGGTCAGCACGGAGTGGCAGACCAAGGTGGGGAAAGGAACTTCGGTCAATTGGCCCGTGGGCCTGGGCGGAAAAGGAAATGAAGGGGTCACGGGGGTCGTGAAACAAACCACCGGGGCGATGGGTTATGTCGAACTGATTTACGCCATCCAGAACAAGCTGCCCTACGGAAAGGTGAGGAATGCGGCGGGAGTCTTTGTCAAGGCCGATCTGAATTCGGTGACCGAAGCCGCCCAGGGAGCAGCTGCCAACATGCCGGATGATTTCCGGGTTTCCATCACCAACGCCCCCGGGAAAGGCAGCTACCCCATTTCGAGCTTCACGTGGCTGCTGGTGCCCCAACAGATTGCCGCTGCCAATAAGGGGAAAGTGCTCGTCGATTTCCTGAAGTGGATGGTGGGAGATGGCCAGAAATTCACAACGGCACTGGCGTATGCCCCTCTTCCGAAGGCCGTCGTCGCCAAGGAAGAGAAAGCCATCACCAGGATTAAGTATTGATCCGGGAGAACAGGTGAGAATCTCCAGGGAGTGGTTCCGGCATTATCCAATGAACTCCTGTGTGCAGGTGAATGCCCGCGGGGCTGGGTGCAAGGTTCCAGCCCCATTTTTTCAGGCGAGTTTTGGAAATCACTGACCTCCATGAATGAACAGTTGGTAAGCGAGCCTCCGGAGATCGCGGCCCTCTCAGCCCCTCCATCCCTGTTTTCACGTTCGTGGACCCAGCGCTTCCGGATGGGAGATCTGGTTGCCCGCGGGATCACTTTCCTGGCCGCCCTCTCGGTTCTCGTGATCACGGGGGCTCTGGCGTGGGAACTGTACAAGGGCTCGGTGCCGAGCCTCAATGCATTCGGCTGGAGTTTTGTTACCCAGAAGACCTGGGATCCAGTCTTCTTATCCTTCGGCTCCATCACCTTTATGTTTGGAACCCTCGTCACTTCCGTGATTGCGCTTCTGGTGGCGGTGCCGGTCGGGATTGGGGCGGCGATTTTTCTAGCCGAACTGGCGCCCCGGGCCATTTCTTCGGCTCTGACCTTCGTGATCGAGTTATTGGCGGCAGTTCCGAGCGTCATTTACGGCCTGCTGGGAATCTTCGTCCTGGTTCCGTTCATGCGCGAGCATGGCGGAGCTTGGTTGAAAGCAGCCCTGGGGTTCCTTCCGATTTTTTCGGGACCCAACTACGGGGTGGGTGTGCTCACGGCTGGAATCGTGTTGGCCGTGATGATCGTTCCTTTCATTATTTCGATCTCCCGGGAAGTGCTCCTGGCCGTTCCTCGCGAGCAGCGCGAGGCGTCCATGGCGTTGGGGGCGACGCACTGGGAGACCACGTGGCATGTCGCCCTGGTCTACGCGCGATCGGGGATTTTTGGATCCATTTTTCTGGCGCTGGCTCGCTCCCTCGGCGAGACGATGGCGGTGACGATGGTAATCGGGAACACGCCACAGATCTCTGCCTCGCTCTTCGCGCCCGGGTACACCATGGCCGCGGTCATTGCCAACGAGTTCACGGAGGCGACCGGGGATCTTTATTTGAGCGCCCTGGTGGAGATCGGGCTGCTGCTCTTTGTGATGACCATGATCATCAACGCCCTGGCGCGACTGTTGCTCTGGAGCACGGTGCGCAAACAGGGAGCGGCGGCATGAGCCGGAGCTTCGATGTGGAGCCGACGTCCCCGTCGGCTGCGGTCATGAATCATAGTTCGACCGGGGTCTTAATCCTGCAAGGGAGGCAGACGAGGACGTCTGCCCCACGAGAGTCGAATGCGTAGAAAGATCACCAATTACCTGGTTTTCTCCCTGACATCGCTCTGTGCGCTGCTGGCGGTTTCCGTCCTGCTGTTTATTCTCGGTTACCTCCTTTGGCACGGGGGGAGGTCCATCAATTGGGCATTCCTGACCCAGCTTCCCAAACCGGTGGGTGAATCCGGTGGTGGAATTTCCAACGCGATTGTCGGGTCGTGCAAGATCATCCTGATTGCCGCCCTGTTCGGAGTTCCCCTTGGATTTCTGGGAGCCCTCTACCTTGTGGAGTATGGCGGAACGAGGTTCAATTTTGGCGTCCGCTATGCCACCGACCTGCTCAACGGTGTTCCTTCGATCGTCATTGGCATCTTTGCCTACACCCTGATCGTGCTTCGGACGAGACATTTCTCGGCCTGGGCGGGGGGATTCGCGTTGGGGATCATGATGATTCCCACGGCGCTGCGAAGCACGGAGGAATTCCTGCGCCTGGTCCCCCGGGAACTGAGAGAGGCGGCCTACGCGCTGGGGGCCCCGCAATGGAAGGTGATTGTAACGGTCGTGATCCCGGTCGCTATGCGCGGGATCCTGACGGGGATTATGTTGTCGGTGGCCCGGATCGCGGGCGAGACCGCCCCGCTGCTCTTTACCTCCTTCGGGAACCGGTTTTGGTCGCACGGCTTGAATGAGCCGACGGCCTCGTTGCCCGTGATGATCTTCACTTACGCCGTCGGGCCCTATGACGACTGGCACCAACAGGCCTGGGCCGCCGGATTGATCCTGTTGTTGGGCGTCCTGCTGACCAATATTGTGGTGCGGGTATTTTTGCGAGATTCGGGACACGCTTATTTATAGCCCGCTGCCGGGTCCCGCCGGCCAATGTGGTGGTGGCGGTATTTTACCGACCCCGGATTGTGGGACCTGGGAACGGCTGATCATTACTACCCGCGGAGAAGGATCGTTTCATGAGCACTCCGGAGAATCTCGATGAACAGGAAAGCAGGATTCCTCAGATGAGGTTTGATCGGATGGAAGTCGAAGAGGAAGAGATGTCCCCATCGAATACAGAAAACGGACAGACGCCGGCCATCACCTTGCTTAGAACGGAACTTCCCCCGGGGACCTCGCCCAACCGCACCTTGCAGGCGGTGAAAGTATCCGCGGAGCACCTCAACTTCTTCTATGGACAGAAGCAGGCGCTGGAGGACATCTGCATTCAGATCCGGGAGCAGTGCGTCACTGCCTTCATTGGTCCCTCGGGCTGCGGCAAATCGACCTTTCTGCGGACGATGAATCGGATGAACGACCTGATCCCGGGCGCAAGGGTGGACGGGACGGTGCTCATTGATGGACGGGATATTTATGCCCGCCAGGCAGACCCCATCGAGCTGCGCCGCCGCGTGGGAATGATCTTTCAAAAATCCAACCCCTTTCCCAAATCCATTTATGAGAACGTGGCCTACGGACTTCGCATCAACAGACTGGCACACTCCAAGAAGGCCCTGGACGAAGTGGTGGAACGAACCCTCCGCGGAGCGGCGTTGTGGGATGAGGTGAAAGACTCACTCCATAAATCCGCTCTGGCTCTTTCCGGGGGACAGCAGCAGCGGCTGTGCATCGCACGCGCCCTGGCCATCGAGCCGGAGATCCTGCTGATGGACGAACCCGCCTCCGCGCTCGATCCGATCTCCACTGCCAAGATCGAAGAACTGATCTTTGAACTGAAGAAACAATACACGATCGTCATCGTCACACACAACATGCAGCAGGCTGCTCGCGTCAGTGATTTTACCGGCTTCTTTCTCATTGGAAGATTGATGGAATTCGGCGACACCCGAAGAATCTTCACGAACCCGGTCAAAAAGGAGACAGAGGATTACATCACGGGTCGTTTCGGTTAAAATGAGGCCTCCGAATCATGCCGACGACCCGGAGAATGTCCGATGAAACCATGGATGCGCGCTTCATTGTTTTGCTGTTTGGTGAGTTTATGTGCCTCGTTCACCCTGGGGGCGGAGGAGGGACCGGCTGTCAAGGAATTCAAGATGACGGCGAAGAAGTATGAATTCACACCCAACGAAATCCGGGTCAAACAAGGAGACACGGTTAAAAGGAATGGGAGCTAACGCGATCCTGACACCTAACACCTAATACCTAACACCTGATTTCCCCATGCATCGACACTTTGAAGAAGATCTTTCCGAATTGAAACAGAAGCTGCTCGCCATGGGCTCACTGGTGGAGCGGGCCTTGCACCAGGCCATCAAGGCGCTGGTGGAGCGTGATGCCCAGTTGGGACTTCAAGTCTTTGAAGGCGAAGAGGCCATCAACATGCTCCAGATTGAGATCGACGACCGGGCCATGCGTCTGCTGGCGTTGCAGCAGCC is a genomic window containing:
- a CDS encoding winged helix-turn-helix domain-containing protein, translated to MDIRGQIVDTARRIAIILNNQGAQTLPQLRKQLSESNDVVHLALGWLARDDKIEIRRDLTGCFIRSKSRDYNSPLSSSARIKTI
- a CDS encoding arsenate reductase ArsC, giving the protein MRILFLCTSNSARSQIAEGILRHVGGDEVEVLSAGTLPMGVHSAAVRVMAELGIDISAQQSKSIDQFLDQPFDYVITLCDEADEICPVFPGGRQRLHWSIADPVVVKEKEDERLNAFRKVRDEVFARVCSFLALNISDRDSA
- the pstS gene encoding phosphate ABC transporter substrate-binding protein PstS produces the protein MLMGLLVVGAAPVRAQAQLNGAGATFPYPIYSKWFDEYHKLHPDIQINYQSIGSGGGIQQLLKSTVDFGASDGPMTDEQLGQAKIPILHFPTVLGADVPTYNIPGVTAELNFTPDALAGIFLGRITKWNDPAITRDNPNVKLPNQDIIVVHRSDGSGTTYIWTDFLSKVSTEWQTKVGKGTSVNWPVGLGGKGNEGVTGVVKQTTGAMGYVELIYAIQNKLPYGKVRNAAGVFVKADLNSVTEAAQGAAANMPDDFRVSITNAPGKGSYPISSFTWLLVPQQIAAANKGKVLVDFLKWMVGDGQKFTTALAYAPLPKAVVAKEEKAITRIKY
- the pstA gene encoding phosphate ABC transporter permease PstA; its protein translation is MRRKITNYLVFSLTSLCALLAVSVLLFILGYLLWHGGRSINWAFLTQLPKPVGESGGGISNAIVGSCKIILIAALFGVPLGFLGALYLVEYGGTRFNFGVRYATDLLNGVPSIVIGIFAYTLIVLRTRHFSAWAGGFALGIMMIPTALRSTEEFLRLVPRELREAAYALGAPQWKVIVTVVIPVAMRGILTGIMLSVARIAGETAPLLFTSFGNRFWSHGLNEPTASLPVMIFTYAVGPYDDWHQQAWAAGLILLLGVLLTNIVVRVFLRDSGHAYL
- the pstC gene encoding phosphate ABC transporter permease subunit PstC, with translation MGDLVARGITFLAALSVLVITGALAWELYKGSVPSLNAFGWSFVTQKTWDPVFLSFGSITFMFGTLVTSVIALLVAVPVGIGAAIFLAELAPRAISSALTFVIELLAAVPSVIYGLLGIFVLVPFMREHGGAWLKAALGFLPIFSGPNYGVGVLTAGIVLAVMIVPFIISISREVLLAVPREQREASMALGATHWETTWHVALVYARSGIFGSIFLALARSLGETMAVTMVIGNTPQISASLFAPGYTMAAVIANEFTEATGDLYLSALVEIGLLLFVMTMIINALARLLLWSTVRKQGAAA
- a CDS encoding efflux RND transporter periplasmic adaptor subunit yields the protein MKTQFKDVLRRGFTPKWRMFSLGAALVTGVMFNGCTGSNRAATDVDSSTTAPTVGVSKVDREDLSRNLVLAAEFHPFQEIEVHAKVAGFVKAMYVDVGDHVKEGQLLALIEIPELQDEVIQAEAGVRRSAEEIHRAQEELTRSQSAHEVSHLAYQRLAEVTKTQPHLVAQQDIDDSLGRDRVAEAQVAAARAALAAAQQQLEMSKANQKRLQTLLGYARITAPFTGVVTQRYADTGALIQAGTSSHTQAMPLIRLSQNDSLRLIIPVPESVVPRIHIGSPVQVQVAVVGKTFQGTVARFTDKLDLATRTMETEVDVSNPKLELVPGMYANASIVLDQKHGVLAVPVQALNRHGEQATVFRVNPQNQIEEVSVALGLESPNKAEVLGGLKEGDLVVVSGRSQLRPGENVRPKVIELPVGEGKS
- the pstB gene encoding phosphate ABC transporter ATP-binding protein PstB, which gives rise to MSPSNTENGQTPAITLLRTELPPGTSPNRTLQAVKVSAEHLNFFYGQKQALEDICIQIREQCVTAFIGPSGCGKSTFLRTMNRMNDLIPGARVDGTVLIDGRDIYARQADPIELRRRVGMIFQKSNPFPKSIYENVAYGLRINRLAHSKKALDEVVERTLRGAALWDEVKDSLHKSALALSGGQQQRLCIARALAIEPEILLMDEPASALDPISTAKIEELIFELKKQYTIVIVTHNMQQAARVSDFTGFFLIGRLMEFGDTRRIFTNPVKKETEDYITGRFG